The following proteins are co-located in the Telopea speciosissima isolate NSW1024214 ecotype Mountain lineage chromosome 9, Tspe_v1, whole genome shotgun sequence genome:
- the LOC122639199 gene encoding beta-glucosidase 24-like, which translates to MLKVHEHAISSGTNGTSRTKPMKRSDFPNDFYFGAASSAYQYEGAATEGGKGVSNWDHHTHRNPDKIKDGKNGDVAVDFYHLYLEDVALMAELRLNGFRLSIAWTRIIPTGKKSNGVNEEGIQYYKKLIKVLHGKGIEPFVTLFHWDVPQALEDEYGGFLNSKIIDDFRDFANICFDQFGYDVRHWITLNEPFEFTSFGYVDGTSPGNVEDLGTNPYTVGHNLLRAHAAVVDLYRNNYQKSQRGKIGITLSIKSMVPLSSKFTDVEAAARANDFQFGWFMDPVTFGDYPSSMQLLVRDRLPKFSPKESHMLKGSYDFLGVNYYTAKYVTHAPYSPLGNYSTDGCYKILSKGCGFVLNSNFTAKNSRAYRKQGVPIGPPTGSDWIHVYARGIQDVLLSIKEKYNGPVIYITENGIAQHSSLTVDESLNDVQRKQALNDHLFYIKCAMDAGVDVKGYFVWSLLDNFEWRLGYTERFGIYYVNFNNENLQRIPKKSAKWFRKFLSH; encoded by the exons ATGTTGAAGGTTCATGAACATGCCATTTCCAGTGGGACCAATGGAACTAGTAGGACGAAGCCCATGAAACGAAGTGATTTCCCAAATGATTTTTACTTTGGAGCCGCATCATCTGCTTATCAG TATGAAGGTGCCGCAACTGAGGGTGGTAAAGGAGTAAGCAACTGGGACCACCACACTCATAGAAAtcctg ATAAGATAAAGGATGGCAAGAATGGAGATGTGGCCGTAGATTTTTATCATCTATACCTG GAAGATGTGGCTTTGATGGCGGAGTTGCGTTTGAATGGTTTCAGATTATCGATTGCATGGACCAGAATAATACCAA CTGGGAAGAAAAGTAATGGAGTGAATGAGGAAGGCATCCAGTATTACAAAAAACTCATCAAAGTGCTTCATGGAAAAg GGATTGAGCCTTTTGTGACTCTTTTTCACTGGGATGTTCCTCAAGCCCTCGAAGATGAGTATGGTGGTTTCTTGAATTCTAAAATCAT TGATGATTTTCGAGACTTTGCAAACATTTGCTTTGATCAATTTGGGTACGATGTGAGGCATTGGATCACCTTGAACGAGCCATTTGAATTCACCAGTTTTGGATATGTTGATGGCACCTCTCCTggcaatgttgaggatcttggGACAAACCCATATACAGTAGGCCACAACCTGCTCCGTGCTCATGCAGCCGTAGTGGATCTCTACAGGAACAACTaccag AAATCCCAACGGGGAAAGATTGGAATTACATTGAGTATTAAGAGTATGGTTCCTTTATCCAGTAAATTTACTGATGTTGAAGCTGCTGCAAGAGCTAATGATTTTCAATTTGGATG GTTTATGGATCCTGTAACCTTTGGAGACTATCCAAGCAGTATGCAACTTCTTGTCAGGGACCGGCTGCCAAAGTTTTCTCCAAAGGAATCTCACATGTTGAAAGGGTCATACGACTTCCTTGGAGTGAACTATTATACTGCAAAATATGTTACTCATGCCCCTTACTCTCCTCTGGGTAATTATTCCACCGATGGTTGCTACAAAATCTTGAGTAA GGGGTGTGGGTTTGTTCTAAATTCAAATTTTACAGCTAAGAACTCGAGAGCAT ATCGCAAACAAGGAGTCCCGATTGGTCCACCG ACTGGTTCAGACTGGATCCATGTCTATGCGAGAGGGATACAAGATGTTCTACTTAGCATAAAGGAGAAATATAATGGCCCCGTTATTTACATCACTGAGAATG GAATTGCACAACACAGCTCATTGACAGTGGATGAATCTCTCAATGATGTTCAGAGAAAACAAGCCCTCAACGACCATCTATTTTACATTAAGTGTGCCATGGA TGCTGGTGTAGATGTGAAGGGATACTTTGTGTGGTCTTTGTTGGATAACTTTGAATGGCGTTTGGGTTATACAGAACGCTTTGGTATTTACTACGTAAACTTCAATAATGAAAACTTGCAGAGAATTCCAAAGAAGTCAGCCAAATGGTTTAGAAAATTTCTCTCTCACTAA